The Pseudolabrys sp. FHR47 genome contains a region encoding:
- a CDS encoding methyl-accepting chemotaxis protein: MSLSQVYTRRTKSVGTLFAFGLAMALGIGIAVAISAYSMTKVRIGSATYDKIIQAKDLVADILPPPLYIIEPYLEATRAAHLDAPVADVKKRMAELRKDYDTRRTFWQASNLDGTIRDKLTEASHAHAGKFWTVFDGKLVPSLERQDRAAAMAAYGELTEIYRAHREVIDEIVNAANALAVNVEAEASDQGQIAIWSVAAVDAALFLLLIVGIVAIVRRLINPLQILGQGLESLASGNLTSRITQQMPPEYRHLRDYLNTANDRLNQVIGAVKKSARDVTSASVEISASTTDLSQRTEEQAATIEETAASMEQISSIVKSNADNALRAATQAKATQSVANRGGEVVANAVSAMAQIEESSRKISDIISVIDEIARQTNLLALNAAVEAARAGEAGRGFAVVASEVRSLAQRSSQAAKDIKDLITRSGAEVKDGVDLVNRAGASLGEIVTSIREVASIIDDIATASAEQASGIEQINKALTQMDTVTQQNSALVEENASTARSLEDQARAMDEQIEFFSINQAGLPDALDQRPAAGTPTALARAA, translated from the coding sequence ATGTCACTTTCGCAAGTCTACACGCGCCGCACGAAATCGGTGGGCACTTTGTTCGCATTCGGCCTTGCCATGGCCCTTGGCATCGGTATTGCCGTCGCAATCAGTGCCTACTCCATGACGAAGGTGCGCATTGGCAGCGCAACCTATGACAAAATCATTCAGGCGAAGGATCTGGTGGCGGACATTCTGCCGCCGCCCCTCTACATCATCGAGCCGTATCTTGAAGCAACCAGGGCCGCTCACCTTGATGCGCCGGTTGCCGACGTCAAGAAACGGATGGCCGAGCTGCGCAAGGATTACGATACGCGCCGCACGTTCTGGCAGGCATCGAATCTCGACGGCACCATCCGCGACAAGCTGACCGAGGCATCGCACGCGCATGCCGGCAAGTTCTGGACGGTATTCGACGGCAAGCTCGTGCCGAGCTTGGAACGTCAAGACCGCGCGGCGGCCATGGCGGCTTATGGCGAACTCACGGAGATTTACCGGGCGCATCGCGAAGTAATCGACGAGATCGTCAACGCAGCCAATGCGCTTGCCGTGAATGTGGAAGCCGAGGCATCCGATCAGGGCCAGATTGCCATCTGGTCCGTCGCCGCCGTCGATGCCGCGTTGTTTCTGCTCTTGATCGTCGGCATCGTCGCGATCGTTCGCCGCCTCATCAACCCGCTTCAGATTCTTGGACAAGGCCTCGAAAGCCTGGCGAGCGGCAATCTGACCTCGCGTATCACGCAGCAGATGCCGCCCGAATACCGGCATCTGCGGGACTATCTCAACACTGCCAACGATCGACTCAATCAGGTGATCGGCGCTGTAAAAAAATCGGCGCGTGACGTGACCAGCGCGTCGGTCGAAATCTCTGCCAGCACGACGGATCTGTCGCAGCGTACAGAAGAACAGGCGGCGACGATCGAGGAAACCGCCGCGTCGATGGAACAGATCTCGTCAATCGTGAAATCGAATGCCGACAACGCCCTGCGAGCCGCCACGCAGGCCAAGGCCACCCAGAGCGTGGCCAATCGGGGCGGCGAGGTTGTCGCCAATGCCGTGAGTGCCATGGCGCAGATCGAGGAATCCTCGCGCAAAATTTCCGATATCATTAGCGTGATCGATGAAATCGCGCGGCAGACCAACCTGCTCGCACTCAATGCCGCGGTCGAAGCGGCTCGCGCTGGGGAAGCCGGCCGTGGTTTTGCCGTCGTTGCGTCCGAGGTGCGCAGTCTGGCGCAGCGGTCGTCTCAGGCAGCCAAGGACATCAAGGATCTCATCACCAGGTCAGGCGCCGAGGTCAAGGACGGCGTCGATCTGGTCAACCGCGCCGGCGCTTCGCTCGGCGAGATCGTAACCTCGATCCGGGAAGTGGCGTCCATCATCGACGATATTGCTACCGCGAGTGCCGAACAGGCCTCAGGCATCGAGCAGATCAACAAGGCGCTGACGCAAATGGACACGGTCACGCAGCAGAACTCGGCGCTGGTGGAAGAGAACGCATCGACCGCACGGTCGCTCGAGGATCAGGCCCGCGCCATGGACGAGCAGATCGAGTTCTTCAGCATCAACCAAGCCGGCTTGCCGGATGCCTTAGATCAACGCCCGGCAGCCGGCACACCGACGGCACTGGCGCGAGCGGCCTGA